The following coding sequences lie in one Arachis ipaensis cultivar K30076 chromosome B03, Araip1.1, whole genome shotgun sequence genomic window:
- the LOC107631510 gene encoding uncharacterized protein ycf23 yields the protein MHSLTCITISSSSSYTFLKPYHNPLLAPTSRPNLLTLKKKPCFSTKALLSSTKESVLKDFHECRALKIISGLHNFDKDNVASVVTAAEKGGATHVDIACDPELVKLAISLTSCPVCVSSVDPASFPAAVEAGALMVEIGNYDSFYEKGVVFTPQQILGLTKETRRILPSVTLSVTVPHTLSLPDQVKLAELLEEEGVDIIQTEGGKCSNPTKSGVLGLIEKATPTLAAAYSISRAVKIPVMCSSGLSAVTAPMAITAGAAGVGIGSAVNRLNDVVAMIAEVKSIATSLQTSSPMHATRKVETRRQ from the exons ATGCATTCTTTAACATGCAtaacaatttcttcttcttcttcttacacCTTTCTAAAGCCATACCATAACCCTCTATTGGCTCCTACTTCAAGGCCTAATCTTCTAACTTTGAAAAAGAAACCATGCTTTTCTACCAAAGCTCTACTATCATCTACCAAAGAATCTGTGTTGAAGGACTTCCATGAATGTAGAGCTCTCAAG ATTATCTCAGGCCTGCATAATTTTGATAAGGACAATGTTGCTTCAGTTGTGACAGCTGCAGAGAAg GGTGGAGCAACTCATGTGGATATAGCGTGCGACCCGGAGTTGGTGAAACTGGCTATCAGCTTAACTTCTTGTCCG GTTTGTGTTTCATCTGTAGACCCTGCATCATTTCCGGCTGCAGTCGAAGCAGGAGCACTAATG GTCGAGATTGGAAATTATGATTCATTCTATGAGAAGGGAGTGGTTTTTACTCCGCAGCAG ATTCTAGGTCTCACAAAGGAGACAAGGAGGATACTTCCATCAGTAACATTGTCCGTCACCGTGCCTCACACACTAAGCCTCCCTGATCAG GTCAAGCTTGCAGAGTTACTAGAAGAAGAAGGTGTAGACATTATTCAAACCGAGGGAGGAAAATGCTCAAATCCTACAAAGTCTGGTGTTTTAGGCTTGATTGAGAAG GCAACACCAACTTTGGCAGCAGCATATTCTATATCAAGAGCTGTTAAGATCCCTGTCATGTGCTCATCTGGCTTAAGTGCTGTTACAGCGCCTATGGCTATCACAGCCGGGGCAGCTGGTGTG GGTATAGGTTCTGCAGTTAACAGGCTAAATGATGTGGTTGCTATGATTGCTGAGGTT
- the LOC107633849 gene encoding uncharacterized protein LOC107633849 — translation MEFNSFSWAINSIEYPTVPQDFYFSDFFSIMFSLTKELIQITPSTNQTSEFDFSSSATTTLNEAFLVPFDVLRNGEDTAFLHEIFSSMPISPQILDQILPVMGRTARTILSREGCDSSMPEIVVNLYVRTHIVVQDSDLVRLVNLLERPKIDEQDDDAEQCSICLEEFRHGIEDSSVEVVRTNCSHVFHERCMFRWLRHCADHQSPYSCPLCRCIIFPTSQRD, via the coding sequence ATggaattcaactctttttcatgGGCAATCAATTCCATTGAATACCCAACCGTACCACAAGACTTCTATTTTTCTGATTTCTTCTCCATCATGTTCAGTCTCACCAAAGAATTGATCCAAATTACCCCGTCCACAAACCAAACCTCTGAGTTTgacttttcttcttctgcaactaCTACTCTCAATGAAGCGTTCTTGGTTCCCTTCGATGTCCTGCGTAACGGAGAAGACACCGCATTCTTACATGAAATCTTCTCTTCAATGCCTATATCTCCTCAGATATTGGACCAAATTTTACCTGTCATGGGCAGAACCGCAAGAACAATTCTAAGCCGTGAAGGGTGTGACTCCAGCATGCCAGAGATTGTTGTGAACCTTTATGTTAGGACGCACATTGTTGTCCAAGATTCTGATTTAGTCCGACTTGTGAATCTGTTGGAAAGACCTAAAATTGATGAGCAAGATGATGATGCTGAACAATGCAGTATTTGCTTGGAAGAGTTTAGACATGGTATCGAAGATTCAAGTGTAGAAGTTGTTCGCACAAATTGCTCGCATGTGTTCCATGAACGCTGCATGTTCCGTTGGCTGCGGCATTGTGCCGACCATCAATCACCCTATTCTTGCCCATTGTGCCGCTGCATTATATTTCCAACTTCACAGAGAGATTAA